TCACCTCGTCGACGGTGCCGTTGAAGTTGATGAACGGCCCGTCGGTCACCTTCACCGTCTCCCCGAGCTCGAACAGCGTCTTGGGCTTCACCTTCTCGCGCTTGAGCTCGATCTGCGACAGCACATCCTGCACCTCGTGCTCCTGGAGGGGGATCGGAGACCCCGAGCCGATGAAGCCGATCACGCCGGGCGTCTGCCGGACGAGGTAGTAGGTCTCGTCGGTCCGCACCATCTCGACCATCAGGTAGCCGGGGAAGAACTTCCGCGCGCTGATGGTCTTCTTGCCGGCC
This genomic interval from Chlamydiota bacterium contains the following:
- the nusG gene encoding transcription termination/antitermination factor NusG, with the protein product MTDNGQGVEPKDEGAQDRRWYVVHTLAGQEYKVKEMLESRVKSHEMEGLISRVLIPSEKVAEVKAGKKTISARKFFPGYLMVEMVRTDETYYLVRQTPGVIGFIGSGSPIPLQEHEVQDVLSQIELKREKVKPKTLFELGETVKVTDGPFINFNGTVDEVNPDRGKLKVLVTIFGRSTPVELEYWQVEKE